A part of Nostoc sp. KVJ3 genomic DNA contains:
- a CDS encoding helix-turn-helix domain-containing protein: MTQEPIFEESSGNVFADLGLEDANELFTRGKIGIQVLRLLKQRNLKQREISELLGIPQPEVSHLMKGEFQRFSEGKLLIFLKRLDTEITLHLRSRHAQGESAETVISL; this comes from the coding sequence ATGACGCAGGAACCCATTTTTGAAGAAAGCAGTGGCAACGTATTCGCTGACCTCGGTTTAGAGGATGCGAATGAACTTTTTACGCGGGGCAAGATAGGGATTCAGGTACTGCGCCTTTTGAAACAACGCAACCTAAAACAGCGCGAAATCAGCGAACTTCTTGGCATTCCCCAGCCAGAAGTATCTCATTTAATGAAAGGAGAGTTTCAACGGTTCAGCGAGGGCAAACTCCTCATTTTCCTCAAGCGACTCGATACCGAAATTACCTTGCATCTTCGCTCTCGTCACGCGCAGGGGGAATCTGCTGAAACTGTGATATCGCTATAG